One Rhodospirillales bacterium genomic window carries:
- a CDS encoding heme lyase CcmF/NrfE family subunit codes for MIAEAGHFALVLALMVAFVQATLPLVGATRGDATLMALDAPAALAQALLVAFAFGALTYSFVVSDFSLQVVASNSNSAIPLLYKISGVWGNHEGSMLLWVLILAVFGLAVALFGGNLPPAFRARVLSVQAAVAVGFYLFMLLTSNPFARLDPAPADGRDLNPLLQDPGLAFHPPMLYLGYVGFSMAFSFAVAALIEGRVDAAWARWVRPWTLAAWCFLTGGIALGSWWAYYELGWGGWWYWDPVENASFLPWLAGTALLHSAVVVEKRDALKGWTVFLAILAFSLSLLGTFLVRSGVLTSVHAFATDPKRGVFILLLLVLVTGGSFALFAWRGPKLAGGGLFQPVSREGSLLLNNLLLATAAAAVLLGTLYPLFIDAIGAGKISVGPPFFNAVFIPLAAPMIAVMAVGPFLGWKRAEVAPALARLTGAGVAALAVGALALWLMGIKEPLGALGLALATWLALGTLAELAERTRLFRAPVAESFARFRRVPRASLGMTLAHLGLALAIAGMAGTAWKEEKIQTMGPGETATVGGFAVEFRGARETRGPNYMATQGLFVARRDGREIAVLRPEKRVYNVQGMPTTEAAIRSTLAGDLYVVIGDAEGASGAYVARLYFNPLVAWMWIGAIVMILGGALSVSDRRYRVGAPDRIRRDAVAAKA; via the coding sequence ATGATCGCCGAAGCCGGCCATTTCGCCCTCGTCCTCGCGCTGATGGTCGCCTTCGTCCAGGCGACGCTGCCGCTGGTCGGCGCGACCCGCGGCGACGCCACCCTGATGGCCCTCGACGCCCCCGCCGCGCTCGCCCAAGCCCTGTTGGTCGCGTTCGCCTTCGGCGCGCTGACCTACTCGTTCGTGGTGTCGGATTTTTCGCTGCAGGTGGTGGCGAGCAATTCCAACTCCGCCATCCCGCTGCTCTACAAGATTTCCGGCGTGTGGGGCAACCACGAGGGCTCGATGCTGCTCTGGGTGCTGATTCTGGCCGTGTTCGGCCTCGCGGTCGCGCTGTTCGGCGGCAACCTGCCGCCCGCGTTCCGCGCGCGCGTCTTGTCGGTGCAGGCGGCGGTCGCGGTCGGTTTCTATCTCTTCATGCTGCTGACCTCGAACCCGTTCGCGCGCCTCGACCCGGCGCCGGCGGACGGCCGCGACCTCAATCCGCTGCTGCAGGACCCCGGCCTCGCCTTCCACCCGCCGATGCTCTATCTCGGCTACGTCGGCTTCTCGATGGCGTTTTCCTTCGCCGTCGCCGCCTTGATCGAAGGCCGGGTCGACGCCGCCTGGGCGCGCTGGGTGCGCCCCTGGACGCTGGCGGCGTGGTGTTTCCTGACCGGCGGCATCGCGCTCGGCTCCTGGTGGGCCTACTACGAACTCGGCTGGGGCGGCTGGTGGTATTGGGACCCGGTCGAGAACGCCTCGTTTCTGCCGTGGCTCGCCGGCACCGCGCTGCTGCATTCGGCGGTCGTGGTCGAGAAGCGCGACGCGCTCAAGGGCTGGACTGTCTTCCTCGCCATCCTCGCCTTTTCGCTCAGCCTGCTCGGCACCTTCCTGGTGCGCTCGGGGGTGCTGACCTCGGTGCATGCGTTCGCGACCGACCCGAAGCGCGGCGTGTTCATCCTCTTGCTGCTGGTGCTGGTGACCGGCGGATCGTTCGCCCTCTTCGCGTGGCGCGGGCCCAAGCTCGCGGGCGGCGGGCTGTTCCAGCCGGTGTCGCGCGAGGGAAGCCTGCTGCTCAACAACCTGCTGCTCGCGACCGCGGCGGCGGCCGTCCTGCTCGGCACGCTCTATCCGCTGTTCATCGACGCCATCGGCGCGGGCAAGATTTCCGTGGGCCCGCCCTTCTTCAACGCGGTGTTCATTCCGCTCGCGGCGCCGATGATCGCGGTGATGGCGGTCGGGCCGTTCCTCGGCTGGAAGCGGGCCGAGGTCGCGCCCGCGCTCGCCCGCCTGACCGGCGCCGGCGTCGCCGCGCTCGCCGTCGGCGCGCTGGCGCTCTGGTTGATGGGCATCAAGGAACCGCTCGGCGCGCTGGGCCTCGCGCTCGCGACCTGGCTCGCCCTCGGCACCCTCGCCGAACTCGCCGAGCGGACGCGCCTTTTCCGCGCGCCCGTCGCCGAAAGCTTCGCGCGCTTTCGCCGCGTGCCGCGCGCGAGCCTCGGCATGACCTTGGCGCATCTCGGGCTCGCGCTCGCCATCGCCGGCATGGCCGGCACCGCCTGGAAGGAAGAAAAAATTCAGACCATGGGCCCGGGCGAGACCGCCACCGTCGGCGGCTTCGCCGTCGAATTCCGGGGCGCGCGCGAAACCCGCGGACCCAACTACATGGCGACCCAAGGCCTGTTCGTCGCCCGCCGGGACGGGCGCGAGATCGCCGTCCTGCGCCCGGAAAAGCGCGTCTACAACGTCCAGGGCATGCCGACCACCGAGGCGGCGATCCGCTCGACTCTCGCGGGCGACCTCTATGTCGTGATCGGCGACGCCGAAGGAGCTTCCGGCGCTTACGTCGCGCGGCTCTACTTCAATCCGCTGGTGGCGTGGATGTGGATCGGGGCGATCGTCATGATCCTCGGCGGCGCGCTCAGCGTGTCCGACCGGCGCTACCGCGTCGGCGCGCCGGATCGCATCCGCCGCGACGCGGTCGCGGCCAAGGCATAA
- a CDS encoding DsbE family thiol:disulfide interchange protein, whose amino-acid sequence MNRRAWLLLPLLVFVGLAGFFAVGLTKDPRVLRSVLINQPVPDFELPPIKGQTRGFSSADLKGQVSLVNIFGSWCVACQVEHPFLMKIKERKLVPLYGIDWREESPDAGPNWLKRYGDPYTLIGDDPRSKAAIAFGVTGAPETFIVDGNAVIRYKHVGPITPEIWDKTLWPLIQELRREARGS is encoded by the coding sequence ATGAATCGCCGCGCCTGGCTGCTGCTGCCGCTGCTGGTCTTCGTCGGTCTCGCCGGTTTTTTCGCCGTCGGCCTGACCAAGGACCCGCGTGTGCTCCGTTCGGTCCTCATCAACCAGCCGGTCCCGGATTTCGAATTGCCGCCGATCAAGGGCCAAACGCGGGGCTTTTCCAGCGCCGACCTCAAGGGCCAGGTGTCGCTGGTCAACATCTTCGGCTCGTGGTGCGTCGCCTGTCAGGTCGAGCATCCGTTTTTGATGAAGATCAAGGAACGCAAGCTGGTGCCGCTCTATGGCATCGATTGGCGCGAGGAAAGTCCGGACGCCGGGCCCAACTGGCTCAAGCGCTACGGCGATCCCTACACGCTGATCGGCGACGATCCGCGCAGCAAGGCCGCCATCGCGTTCGGCGTCACCGGCGCGCCGGAAACCTTCATCGTGGATGGCAACGCCGTGATCCGCTACAAGCACGTCGGCCCGATCACGCCGGAAATCTGGGACAAGACCCTTTGGCCCCTGATCCAGGAGCTTCGCCGGGAGGCGCGCGGGTCGTGA
- a CDS encoding cytochrome c-type biogenesis protein CcmH produces the protein MNRIAVFALVAALALAPATAVHAVDPSEVLPNPVDEARARDISKNLRCLVCQNQSIDDSDAQLARDLRLLVRERIRAGDSDNDVIAYVVSRYGDFVLLKPPLKAATVALWLGPAAIALGAIFAAVAFFRRRQKPSPETVAAPLSEAEKRRLAALLKDDAKGGGR, from the coding sequence GTGAATCGCATCGCCGTTTTCGCCCTGGTCGCCGCGCTCGCCCTGGCGCCCGCGACCGCCGTTCATGCCGTCGATCCGTCCGAGGTCCTGCCCAATCCCGTCGACGAGGCGCGCGCGCGCGACATCAGCAAGAACCTCCGCTGCCTCGTCTGCCAGAACCAGTCGATCGACGATTCCGACGCGCAACTGGCGCGCGATCTGCGCCTCCTGGTGCGCGAACGGATCAGGGCGGGCGATTCGGACAACGACGTGATCGCCTATGTCGTTTCGCGCTACGGCGACTTCGTGCTGTTGAAGCCGCCGCTCAAGGCGGCGACGGTGGCGTTGTGGCTGGGCCCGGCGGCGATCGCGCTCGGCGCGATTTTCGCGGCCGTCGCCTTTTTCCGGCGCCGGCAAAAACCGTCGCCCGAAACCGTGGCCGCGCCGCTGTCCGAGGCGGAAAAGCGCCGCCTCGCCGCGCTCTTGAAGGATGACGCGAAAGGCGGCGGCCGATGA
- the ccmI gene encoding c-type cytochrome biogenesis protein CcmI yields MTEFVLFAILLSGVAAALLVSPLLRRARPSATRAEFDLAVFRDQLAEIERDKERGLLDPKQADAARLEVERRILAADDDAERAARPSGKGRWAVVTAASGAPIAAALVYLTLGATGMPDAPLASRPLSPEAAGRPSAEARLREQIPDLDAAVVRLEERLRREPEDQRGWLMLGRTYMVMERYDDAAAAFARANAIDGDPQTATEEAEALILANGSTVPPLALKILGEVLAQDPREPRARYYIAVAKAQGGDLKGAVQEWTDLVALAPADAEWLPMVQEQIAEAVKQLGVKPDSFAPSAGARALLQGTPAPAATAPAAPGLPAGQEEMIRGMVSRLETRLQENPNDAEGWRMLARSYEVMGETAKADAARAKADALAKGAPAAAPAPMSAPTAPAPSVPALPAGQEEMILGMVARLEARLKENPNDADGWRMLARSYEVLGQADKAKDARAKADALSGKR; encoded by the coding sequence ATGACCGAATTCGTGCTGTTCGCCATATTGCTCTCGGGCGTCGCCGCCGCGCTCCTCGTGTCGCCGCTGCTCCGGCGCGCGCGTCCGTCCGCGACCCGCGCCGAGTTCGACCTGGCCGTGTTCCGCGACCAGCTCGCCGAAATCGAACGCGACAAGGAACGCGGGCTGCTCGATCCGAAACAGGCAGACGCCGCGCGCCTCGAAGTCGAGCGGCGCATCCTCGCCGCCGACGACGACGCCGAACGGGCCGCGCGCCCGTCCGGCAAGGGGCGCTGGGCGGTGGTGACGGCCGCCAGCGGGGCGCCGATCGCCGCCGCGCTCGTCTATCTGACGCTCGGCGCGACCGGAATGCCGGATGCGCCCCTGGCGTCGCGGCCCCTTTCTCCCGAGGCGGCGGGACGCCCGTCGGCCGAAGCGCGGCTGCGCGAGCAGATTCCCGATCTCGACGCCGCGGTCGTCCGCCTGGAAGAGCGCCTCCGCCGCGAACCGGAGGATCAGCGCGGCTGGCTGATGCTCGGGCGCACCTACATGGTGATGGAGCGCTACGACGACGCGGCCGCCGCCTTCGCCCGCGCCAACGCCATCGACGGCGATCCCCAGACCGCGACCGAGGAAGCGGAGGCGCTGATCTTGGCCAACGGCAGCACGGTGCCGCCGCTCGCGCTCAAGATTCTCGGCGAGGTGCTCGCCCAAGACCCGCGCGAGCCGAGGGCGCGTTACTATATCGCCGTCGCCAAGGCGCAAGGAGGCGATCTCAAGGGCGCGGTGCAGGAATGGACCGACCTGGTCGCGCTCGCGCCCGCCGACGCCGAATGGCTGCCGATGGTGCAAGAACAGATCGCCGAAGCGGTTAAGCAGTTGGGGGTGAAACCCGACTCGTTCGCGCCGTCCGCCGGGGCGCGCGCGCTGCTTCAGGGAACGCCGGCACCGGCCGCGACGGCCCCGGCCGCGCCCGGACTCCCCGCCGGCCAGGAAGAAATGATTCGCGGCATGGTTTCCCGTCTCGAAACGCGCCTGCAGGAGAACCCCAACGACGCCGAAGGCTGGCGCATGCTCGCGCGCTCCTACGAGGTGATGGGCGAAACCGCGAAAGCCGACGCCGCGCGGGCCAAGGCCGACGCGCTCGCCAAGGGCGCGCCGGCCGCCGCACCGGCGCCAATGTCGGCGCCGACGGCACCGGCACCTTCGGTGCCCGCGCTCCCCGCCGGACAGGAGGAGATGATTTTGGGCATGGTCGCGCGCCTCGAAGCGCGCCTCAAGGAAAACCCCAACGACGCCGACGGCTGGCGCATGCTCGCGCGTTCCTACGAAGTGCTCGGCCAGGCCGACAAGGCCAAGGACGCGCGCGCCAAGGCCGACGCCCTTTCGGGCAAGCGCTGA
- a CDS encoding phosphoglycerate kinase, which produces MAANPFKTIDDFDVKGKRVLVRADLNVPMKDGQVTDLTRLERTAPTIRELARKGAKVIVLAHFGRPKGKPAPDMSLKPVAAALGKVMGRPVPFAADCVGAPAAATVAGLKDGDVAVLENLRFHGAEEKNDAAFAGRLAELGDLYVNDAFSCAHRAHASTEAIARLLPAAAGRLMQAELEALGRALEAPKRPLAALVGGAKVSTKMEVLGHLAAMVDVLIIGGGMANTFLFAAGVDVGKSLCEKEMAIQARAIREAAAKRGCKVVLPADAVVAREFKEGAPSRAVALDAVPADSMILDVGPKSVAELAKILADCRTLVWNGPLGAFEIPPFDAGTNAVAREAAKLTKAGKLLSVAGGGDTVAALAHAGVVEDFSYVSTAGGAFLEWLEGKDLPGVAILKARA; this is translated from the coding sequence ATGGCGGCCAATCCGTTCAAGACCATCGACGACTTCGACGTGAAGGGTAAGCGCGTGCTGGTGCGCGCCGATCTCAACGTGCCGATGAAGGACGGCCAGGTCACCGACCTGACGCGGCTCGAACGCACCGCGCCGACCATCCGCGAACTCGCGCGCAAGGGCGCCAAGGTGATCGTGCTAGCCCACTTCGGCCGCCCCAAGGGAAAGCCCGCGCCCGATATGTCCCTGAAGCCGGTCGCCGCCGCGCTCGGCAAGGTGATGGGCCGCCCGGTGCCGTTCGCGGCCGATTGCGTCGGCGCGCCGGCGGCGGCGACCGTCGCCGGCCTCAAGGACGGCGACGTCGCGGTGCTGGAAAACCTCCGCTTCCACGGCGCGGAGGAAAAAAACGATGCCGCGTTCGCGGGCCGGCTCGCCGAACTCGGCGATCTCTACGTCAACGACGCGTTTTCCTGCGCGCACCGGGCGCACGCCTCGACCGAGGCGATCGCGCGCCTCTTGCCCGCCGCCGCCGGGCGGCTGATGCAGGCGGAATTGGAGGCGCTCGGCCGCGCGCTGGAGGCGCCCAAGCGGCCGCTCGCGGCGCTGGTCGGCGGCGCCAAGGTTTCGACCAAGATGGAGGTACTCGGCCACCTCGCCGCCATGGTCGACGTGCTGATCATCGGCGGCGGCATGGCCAACACCTTCCTGTTCGCGGCCGGGGTCGACGTCGGCAAGTCGCTCTGCGAAAAAGAGATGGCGATCCAGGCGCGCGCCATCCGCGAGGCCGCCGCCAAGCGCGGCTGCAAGGTGGTGCTGCCGGCGGACGCGGTCGTCGCCCGCGAGTTCAAGGAGGGCGCTCCCTCGCGCGCCGTCGCCCTCGACGCGGTGCCGGCCGATTCCATGATCCTCGACGTCGGGCCGAAGTCGGTCGCCGAGCTGGCCAAGATCCTCGCCGACTGCCGCACGCTGGTCTGGAACGGGCCGCTCGGCGCGTTCGAGATACCGCCGTTCGACGCCGGCACCAACGCGGTCGCGCGCGAGGCGGCGAAACTGACCAAGGCGGGAAAACTGCTCAGCGTCGCCGGCGGCGGCGACACGGTCGCGGCGCTGGCGCACGCGGGCGTGGTCGAGGATTTCTCCTACGTCTCGACCGCGGGCGGCGCGTTCCTCGAATGGCTCGAAGGCAAGGACCTGCCCGGCGTCGCGATCCTGAAAGCGCGCGCCTGA
- a CDS encoding HAMP domain-containing protein, whose protein sequence is MSERRPLDSDLIGGRARGYAERSFMGGTRIGSRAGLLVFVGLVLIGGLGGVLYRVDGLADHALGETAQAQRLAQLAETARREVLQLRVHEKDFLLRKDPAASETLVAASEQAARTLDALYNLPAAKPLQSHVATVRDGLLQYGSHFAEAVKIETLIGLSADKGLRGDVAKTASALEAKFRELNLAAAMTQIARVNRIVRESLLPETKVDHALIEKNYETLRLLVAAAQLTPRDKAALEASIKTHETDAGALINARLKIDRETRAFDEVFAYMGPSLEEIVLAAERATALAAENVARTRAFARIAVAGGAGGILVFLVLFAALLLRSVYAPVRRVAAAAARLADGERDVPIPVRGNVDAVGQVARALDRWAATLDELDRVRAELDDAKRALAEAHAAAPAALPEPEPEPETVPEPMPIPSPAPAAETAAQPPAPSPEPEPPAEPGEEVAGLGHPKGRFASLGQKLAHFSRAVSNATRDVERTEDLVRGIADATEKVVEMGSLVAAIRDQANLIAFKAGVREARGAEDNLVLFSPDVKLPPDSAEAQSSARFDQMRDMVDRAERTVQAAHAALVGVTGIAQEVAAGASNQALEATQQLLAQSEYLHHMLDDVLARVRPHAQPAKGEKPKPESGRDKA, encoded by the coding sequence ATGAGCGAACGACGCCCCCTCGACAGCGACCTTATCGGCGGCCGCGCGCGCGGCTACGCCGAACGCTCGTTCATGGGCGGCACCCGGATCGGCTCGCGCGCGGGGCTGCTGGTCTTCGTCGGACTGGTGCTGATCGGCGGCCTCGGCGGCGTTCTCTACCGGGTGGACGGGCTGGCCGATCACGCTCTCGGGGAAACGGCCCAGGCGCAACGGCTGGCGCAGCTCGCCGAAACGGCGCGGCGCGAGGTGTTGCAGCTCCGCGTCCACGAAAAGGACTTTCTCCTGCGCAAGGACCCGGCGGCGAGCGAAACCCTGGTTGCCGCGAGCGAGCAGGCGGCGCGCACCCTCGATGCCCTCTACAACCTGCCGGCGGCCAAGCCGTTGCAATCGCACGTCGCCACGGTGCGCGACGGGCTCCTCCAGTACGGCTCCCACTTCGCGGAAGCGGTCAAGATCGAGACCTTGATCGGGCTTTCCGCCGACAAGGGCCTGCGCGGGGACGTGGCCAAGACCGCGAGCGCGCTGGAAGCCAAGTTCCGCGAGCTCAACCTCGCCGCCGCGATGACCCAGATCGCGCGCGTCAACCGCATCGTGCGCGAATCGCTTCTGCCGGAAACCAAGGTCGATCACGCCCTGATCGAGAAGAACTACGAAACGCTCCGCCTGCTGGTCGCCGCCGCGCAGCTGACGCCGCGCGACAAGGCGGCGCTCGAAGCCTCGATCAAGACCCATGAAACCGACGCCGGCGCGCTGATCAACGCGCGGCTCAAGATCGACCGCGAAACCCGCGCCTTCGACGAGGTCTTCGCCTACATGGGGCCGAGTCTGGAGGAGATCGTGCTGGCCGCCGAGCGGGCGACGGCGCTCGCGGCCGAAAACGTGGCCCGCACCCGCGCCTTCGCCCGGATCGCGGTCGCGGGCGGCGCCGGCGGCATACTGGTCTTCCTCGTGCTGTTCGCGGCGCTTCTGCTGCGCAGCGTCTACGCGCCGGTCCGCCGGGTGGCCGCGGCCGCCGCCCGCCTCGCCGACGGCGAGCGCGACGTGCCGATTCCGGTGCGCGGCAACGTCGACGCGGTCGGCCAGGTGGCGCGCGCGCTCGACCGGTGGGCGGCGACCCTCGACGAGCTCGACCGCGTGCGGGCCGAACTCGATGACGCCAAGCGCGCGCTCGCCGAGGCGCACGCGGCCGCGCCCGCCGCGTTGCCCGAGCCCGAGCCGGAACCCGAAACCGTGCCCGAACCGATGCCCATTCCGTCGCCCGCGCCCGCCGCGGAAACCGCCGCCCAGCCGCCCGCGCCATCGCCGGAGCCGGAACCGCCCGCGGAACCTGGCGAGGAAGTCGCCGGGCTCGGCCATCCCAAGGGGCGGTTCGCGAGCCTCGGCCAGAAGCTCGCCCATTTCAGCCGCGCGGTCAGCAACGCGACCCGCGACGTGGAACGGACCGAGGACCTGGTGCGCGGCATCGCCGACGCGACCGAGAAGGTGGTCGAGATGGGCTCGCTCGTCGCCGCCATCCGCGACCAGGCCAACCTGATCGCCTTCAAGGCCGGCGTGCGCGAGGCGCGCGGCGCGGAAGACAACCTGGTGCTGTTCTCGCCCGACGTGAAGCTGCCCCCCGATTCGGCCGAGGCCCAGTCGAGCGCGCGTTTCGACCAGATGCGCGACATGGTCGACCGGGCCGAGCGCACGGTCCAGGCCGCGCACGCGGCGCTGGTCGGCGTCACCGGCATCGCCCAGGAAGTGGCGGCGGGCGCCTCGAACCAGGCGCTGGAGGCGACCCAGCAGCTGCTGGCGCAGTCCGAGTACCTGCACCACATGCTCGACGACGTGCTGGCGCGCGTGCGCCCGCACGCCCAGCCCGCCAAGGGCGAGAAGCCGAAGCCCGAGTCGGGTCGCGACAAGGCGTAA
- a CDS encoding AMP-binding protein: MITHRTLADLLASFAERGDAPALVAHGTSHAETVSYAGLAHIVGRVVAGLIAHGVGRGEPVGLLGPNSSHWVAAYIAIVSAGATAMPFDEFASDDNLASALTNTKCRLVFASATHARRAPFQSASAPTVMILGDQWLQDDRRSSWETLPADTRRAHPPISPEDIAMIVHTSGTTGSPKAVPLSHANLIANLNALLAERLVKFGDRVLLPLPLHHIYPLMGGLLVPLASGATVVFPAGISGPEIREALQRSRATHLVGVPRFYEALLSTIRARLRGRGKITAAIGQLLLVASIWARRRIGLKIGRILFRRLHKEIAPSLGLLVSGGAALDPEVESALEGLGWDVLTGYGLTEAAPILTFNRMNAKRIGTAGLPLKEVALRIANPDQNGVGEIQARGPNVFAGYRDNQDATRAAFSSDGWFRTGDLGFMDTDGFLHIVARATETIVLSDGKKIFPESVEEIYADHPLIREVAVLSDAGVLVALIVPNLDAIRALGASRVEASLREALAESGSRLPSYARVAGFAVIRDALPRTHLGKLRRHLLRSLYARAREGHMPPPTDSVSVEDEALLASPAGARLWAWLHARFPDRPLSLDTSPQLDLGVDSLGWIDLTLDMQNALGITLTEDSIARVITLRDLLREASAATAQSAESLSQRLPVRGSWLTEHGPGTRTIQWILAALNRVILRGVFRLEVRGVEHLPRECPFVICPNHASFLDPFAIAAALPWPMLRRTYWGGWTGLLFKGPVTRWFSRVAQVIPVDPDRAVGSSLSLGAAVLDHGHVLVWFPEGARSPDGQLQRFNPGIGVIVDRHKVPIVPALIAGTFDAWPRKRRWPRLASIAVSFDRPVSASALESAGHGKSAPERIANGVRDIVLTLGAASNEFGQRG, from the coding sequence ATGATCACCCACCGGACGCTGGCAGACCTCCTGGCTTCATTTGCGGAACGTGGCGATGCGCCGGCGTTGGTCGCGCACGGCACGTCGCATGCGGAAACGGTATCTTACGCGGGACTTGCTCACATCGTGGGGCGCGTAGTCGCCGGACTGATCGCCCACGGCGTTGGTCGCGGCGAGCCGGTCGGACTGCTCGGGCCGAACAGTTCGCACTGGGTGGCGGCCTACATCGCCATCGTCAGTGCCGGCGCCACGGCGATGCCGTTCGACGAGTTCGCCAGCGACGACAACCTTGCGTCCGCGCTCACGAATACCAAATGCCGCCTCGTTTTCGCGTCCGCCACGCACGCGAGGCGCGCGCCGTTCCAGTCAGCGTCGGCCCCAACCGTGATGATTCTCGGCGATCAATGGCTTCAGGACGATCGCCGATCGTCTTGGGAGACACTGCCTGCCGATACCCGACGCGCGCACCCGCCAATATCTCCCGAAGACATCGCGATGATCGTCCATACCTCCGGGACCACAGGCTCGCCCAAGGCCGTGCCATTGAGCCACGCCAACCTGATCGCCAACCTGAATGCCCTTTTGGCCGAGCGTCTCGTCAAATTTGGAGATCGCGTACTGCTGCCTCTCCCCCTTCATCACATCTATCCGCTCATGGGCGGGCTCTTGGTACCGCTCGCGAGCGGGGCCACCGTCGTTTTTCCCGCCGGCATCAGCGGGCCGGAGATCCGTGAGGCGCTGCAACGCTCCCGGGCGACCCACTTGGTCGGCGTTCCCCGATTCTACGAAGCCCTGTTGTCCACGATTCGCGCGCGCCTTCGCGGTCGCGGGAAAATTACGGCCGCCATCGGCCAGTTGTTGCTCGTGGCGTCGATCTGGGCACGTCGGCGAATCGGCCTCAAGATAGGGCGTATCTTGTTCCGGCGCTTGCACAAGGAGATCGCCCCCAGTCTCGGGCTGCTCGTCTCGGGCGGCGCGGCGCTCGATCCCGAAGTCGAATCGGCCCTTGAGGGACTCGGGTGGGATGTTCTGACCGGCTACGGCCTCACCGAGGCCGCGCCGATACTTACGTTCAATCGAATGAATGCCAAGCGTATCGGGACCGCCGGACTGCCCCTCAAGGAAGTGGCGCTGCGAATCGCGAATCCCGATCAAAACGGCGTGGGGGAAATTCAGGCCCGTGGCCCGAATGTGTTCGCTGGATACCGCGACAATCAGGACGCGACTCGTGCGGCGTTCAGTTCCGATGGTTGGTTCCGCACCGGCGACCTGGGTTTCATGGACACGGACGGCTTCCTTCACATCGTGGCCCGCGCAACGGAGACGATCGTACTCTCCGACGGGAAGAAGATTTTTCCCGAGTCCGTGGAGGAGATTTACGCCGACCACCCGCTCATTCGGGAGGTCGCGGTCTTGTCGGACGCCGGCGTGCTGGTCGCCCTGATCGTTCCCAATCTCGACGCGATACGAGCTCTTGGCGCCAGCCGGGTGGAGGCGTCGCTTCGGGAGGCATTGGCGGAGAGCGGATCGCGGCTTCCTTCGTATGCGCGCGTCGCCGGATTCGCGGTGATTCGGGACGCGCTGCCACGGACCCATCTCGGCAAGCTTCGGCGCCACTTGTTGAGGTCGCTTTATGCGCGGGCGCGCGAGGGACACATGCCGCCGCCGACGGATTCGGTCTCCGTCGAAGACGAAGCTCTTTTGGCCTCGCCGGCGGGGGCGCGTCTCTGGGCTTGGCTTCACGCGCGATTTCCAGACAGGCCGCTGTCCCTCGACACGAGCCCTCAACTTGACCTGGGCGTCGATTCGCTGGGATGGATCGATCTGACGCTGGACATGCAAAACGCGCTTGGCATCACTCTGACCGAGGATTCAATTGCCCGCGTAATTACCCTGCGGGATTTGTTGCGCGAAGCGTCCGCCGCTACAGCGCAGTCAGCCGAGTCTTTGTCCCAGCGCTTGCCGGTGCGTGGCTCGTGGCTGACCGAGCATGGGCCGGGCACCCGCACGATTCAATGGATCCTGGCCGCGCTCAACCGGGTGATTCTGCGCGGCGTTTTTCGACTCGAGGTCCGTGGCGTCGAGCATCTTCCGCGAGAATGCCCCTTCGTCATTTGTCCTAACCACGCGAGCTTCCTCGACCCCTTCGCGATTGCCGCGGCACTGCCTTGGCCGATGCTTCGCCGGACCTACTGGGGCGGATGGACCGGACTGCTTTTCAAGGGACCGGTAACGCGATGGTTCAGCCGCGTCGCGCAGGTGATTCCGGTAGACCCGGATCGCGCGGTCGGATCGAGTTTATCGCTCGGCGCGGCCGTTCTCGATCACGGGCATGTCCTCGTGTGGTTTCCGGAGGGGGCCCGGTCACCGGACGGACAGCTGCAGAGGTTCAATCCCGGCATCGGCGTCATTGTCGACCGGCACAAGGTGCCCATCGTTCCCGCCCTTATCGCCGGAACGTTCGATGCATGGCCGCGCAAAAGGCGTTGGCCGCGCCTAGCCTCTATCGCGGTGAGCTTCGATCGTCCCGTCAGCGCATCCGCGCTTGAGAGCGCAGGCCATGGTAAGAGCGCGCCAGAACGGATAGCCAACGGTGTCCGCGATATCGTCCTCACGTTAGGCGCGGCTTCAAATGAGTTCGGCCAGAGGGGCTGA